Genomic window (Syntrophales bacterium):
GATCAGAAGGGCGTTTTCCGTCGTCTCCATCAGCAGGCGCTCCCCCTCGAGCTTGGATTCACCGTAAACGTTCAGGGGTGCGCCGGGATCGTCCTCCACGTAGGGCGAGCCTTTCCGGCCGTCGAAAATGTAGTCCGTGCTGAAGTGGACGACCCGGATCCCCCGTTCCCGGCACGCCAGGGCGATGTTCTCGATCCCCCGCGCGTTGACGGCAAAGCAGCCCTCCCGGTCGGATTCGCATCCGTCCACGTTGGTATAGGCGGCGGCATTGACGACGGCATCCGGGGCCGCCTCCACGACGGCCTCGCGGCAGGCCTCCCGGGACGTGATGTCCAGTTCGTCGACGTCCTTGCCGGTCGCGTCATGGCCCGCCATGGTGAAGCGGTTCATCAGGTCGCTGCCGAGCATCCCCTTGTGGCCGATGACCAGGATGTTCATTCGTACCGGACCTCCTTGAGAAACAGCCCCCGGGCGGGGGCGGTGATGCCGGCGGCGGCCCGGTCCCTTGCCGACAGGACGGCCGGGATGTCGCCGGGTTGTCTGCGTCCCTTGCCGACCTCGACCAGCGTGCCGGCGATAATCCGGACCATGTAGCGCAGAAATCCTTCCGCCTCCACGGTGATGCCGATGAAATCCTCCCGGTTCCGGGCAACGGAGATTTCACGGATCGTGCGGACCCGGTGGGGGGCGTCGGAGTGAATCGTGCTGAAGGACGTGAAGTCGTGGGTGCCGACCAGGTGCGCCGCCGCCTCCTGCATGGCCGCCACATCGAGGGGCTGAAAGATCTCCCAGGCGTAGCTCCGGTACAGGGCGGAGCGGACGGGACGGTTCAGGATCCGGTAAAGGTAGACCTTGCCGGTGGCGCTGTGGCGGGCATGGAAATCATCCGGGGCCTCGTCGAGCCGGATCACCGCGATGTCCCCGGGCAGAAGGCTGTTGAGGCCCAGGAGAAAATTGCGCACCGGGATCGCCGAGGCCGTCCGGAAATGGGCCACCTGGGCCAGGGCGTGGACACCCGCGTCGGTCCGGCCGGAGCCGATCACTTTCACGGTCTCGCCGGTCATGACGGCGACCTTCTCCTCCAGGACCTGCTGGATCGACAGGCCGTTCTTCTGGCGCTGCCAGCCGGCGTAGGCCGTTCCGTCGTATTCGAGGATCATCCGGATGTTTCGCATGGGGACAAAAAAAGGGGAAGGATTCCTTCCCCTTGCTGGTTCTGATTCGACGGTTCCCGGTCCTCCTATGAACGGACCGCCGTCCCGCACTCCTCCAGAGCTGCGATCCCCGGGAGGACCTTCCCCTCCAGGAGCTCCAGGGAGGCCCCGCCGCCGGTTGAAATATACGTGATCTTGTCGCTCTCGCCGGCCTTGTGGATGGCGACGTCGGTGTCGCCCCCGCCGACGATGGTCAGGGCGTAGGAGTTGGCCACGCTGTGTGCCAGTGCCGCCGTTCCCCGGCCGAATGCGTCGATCTCGAAGACCCCCATGGGGCCGTTCCAGACGATTGTCTTGGCATTGGCCAGGGCCTCCGAGAAGAGGGTGATCGTCGCCGGCCCGATGTCGAGGCCCATCCAGTGGGCGTTCATCTCCTGCACCGGAACGATCTTCGTCTCGGCCTCGGCGCTTTTCTCCTCGGCAATGACGACGTCGATGGGCAGGTAGAACTTGACGCCGCGCTCTTTCGCCGCGGCCAGGATCTCCTCGGCTTTCGGGATGAGCTCATCCTCCACGATGGACTTGCCGACGTGGTAGCCGAGGGCCTTGAGGAACGTGAAGGCCATACCGCCGCCGACGATCATCTTGTCGACCTTCGTTGCGAGGTTGCTCAGCGCCGCCAGTTTGTCGGAGACCTTGGAGCCGCCGACGATGAAGACGAAGGGCCGCGGCGGGTTGTCGATGACCTTCTGGAAGTAGTTCATCTCCTTCTTGATGAGGAATCCGGCCCCGCACTCGGGGACGAAGCGCGTGATGGCCACGTTGGAGGCATGGCTCCGGTGGGCGTTCCCGAAGGCGTCGTCGATGTAGACGTCCGCCAGGGCGGCCAGCTCGCGGGCGAAGGCCTCGTCGTTCTTCTCCTCCTCCGGGTGAAAGCGGAGGTTTTCCAGGAGGATGACGTCTCCCGGGTTCATGCCGGCAACCAGCTGCCGGACGTCATCGCCGATGCAGTCGCCGGCCATCTTCACCTGCTTTTCCAGGAGCCGGGACAGGCGCTTGGCCACCGGGGCCAGGCTGTACTGGGGGGCATGCTTTCCCTTGGGGCGTCCCAGGTGGGACATGATGACAACCTTCGCGCCCTCGTCAAGGGCGTAGTTGATGGTGGGAAGGGTCGACCGGATCCGGATGTCGTCGGTGATGTTGCCCGACCCGTCGAGGGGTACGTTGTAATCGAACCGGAAGAGGACCCTTTTCCCTTTGAGATCCAGTGTGTCGATGAATTTCACAGCTCCTCCTTGCCCATTTCACGCAGACGTGATAAAAGACAGCCGACTTCCGCGGAGAATCGCTTATTCTCCATTAAAAATCAGCTAGTTGGACGCGCTCCCGCCGATTGACCGGGACATATATATACCTCGAACCCTCCCCAGGTCAAGGCGGAAGTCGCCCGGACCCTCTGCACGGACATTGGTGTCTGTCACCGATCCAATACGAGAGAGAAGGAGACTGCAATGACAACAGAAAAGAAGAGCCTGACGCAGCAGAAGATCGAGGCCTTCGAGGCCAGGCGCAGCGCCCTCCTGACCATGGGCGGCGAGGCGCTTGTCAAGAAGCAGCACGAGCTGGGAAAACTGACGGCCCGGGAACGGCTGGACCGGTTTTTCGACAAGGGGACCTTCCAGGAGGTCCAGCTTTTCGTAAAGCACCGCTCCACCCTGTTCGGCCTGGACAAGAAGGAGATCAATGCCGACGGCGTCGTCACCGGCCTGGGCCAGGTGAACGGCCGCACCGTTTTCGTGGCCGCCCAGGACTTCACCAGCTCCGGCGGCAGCCTCGGGGAGATGCACGCCAAGAAGATCTGGAAGGTCATGGACATGGCCGTCGACGCCCGGAAACCCTTCGTGGCTCTGAACGACTCAGGCGGCGCCCGGATCCAGGAAGGCGTCCCCGCCCTGGACGGCTACGGTGGAATCTTCTACCGCAACACCATCGCCTCTGGCTACATCCCCCAGATCACGGCCATCATGGGCCCCACGGCAGGCGGCGCCGTCTATTCGCCGGCCCTCACCGACTGGGTCTTCATGGTCAAGAAGTCGAGCTACATGTACATTACGGGTCCTGACGTCATCAAGGCCGTCATCGGCGAGGAAGTCAGCCATGACGACCTGGGCGGCGCCGTCGCACACGCCACCAAGAGCGGTGTCTGCCATTTCGCCACGGAGAACGACGAGGACTGCATCGACAAGGTGAAGTTCCTCCTGTCCTTCCTCCCCGACAGCTGCCACAGCCCGCTGCCGACGGTTTCCTGCACCGACACGCCGGACCGCCTCTGCCCCGAACTGGACGCGATCGTCCCCGACCGGGCCACCCGCGGCTACAACATGCGCAAGGTCGTCGAGGCCGTGGCGGACAACGGCGTCGTCTTCGAGCCCCATGAGATGTGGGCCAAAAACATGCTCGTCGCCTTCATCCGCATCATGGGCAGGCCCGTCGGCGTCATCGCCAACAACCCCGGCTTCGGCGCCGGCGTGCTGGACGTCAACGCCTCCGACAAGGCCTCCCGGTTCATCCGCTTCTGCGACGCCTTCAACATCCCGCTTCTGACCTTCGCCGACGTCCCCGGCTACATGCCCGGAACGAACCAGGAGTGGGCCGGCATCATCAGCCACGGGGCGAAGCTGCTCCACGCCTATTCAGAAGCGACGGTGCCCAAGCTCACCGTCGTGACCCGGAAGGACTACGGCGGAGCCTACATCGGCATGTGCAGCAAGCTCCTGGGCGCCGACTACGTCATGGCCTGGCCCTCCGCGGAGATCGCCGTCATGGGCGCCGAGGGGGCCTGCAACATCATTTACCGCCGGGAGATCTCCGCAGCCGAGGATCCAGCGGCCAAGCGGAAGGAGCTCGTCCAGGCCTACGAAACCCAGTTCAACAATCCCTACTTCGCCGCCAGCATGGGGATCATCGAAGAGGTCATCGCCCCCCGGGAGACCCGGCAGCGCGTGGCCCTGCTTCTGGATGCCTACAAGGACAAGACCCAGAGCCGGCTGGAGAAGAAGCACAACAACATTCCCCTGTAATCCGCGAGATCCGGGGAAAGCAGGACAAACGAAGGGCGGAGGCCGGTCGGTCTCCGCCCTTTGCTTTTCTGATCCGGAGGCGTCCGTCTGCGGAGACCGCCCTCACTCGGCCTCGAACTTGTAGCCGAGGCCGTACACCGAATGGATGATCCGGGCCTCCGGGTCCGCCGCCTCGATCTTTCTCCGGAGCTTCTTGACGTGGCTGTCGATGGTCCGGTCGCTGACGCTGCGCTCGTCGGGGTAGATCCGGTCCATGAGCTGCCCGCGCCGGTAGATCCGCCCCGGGTGGGCGGCCAGGAGTTGCAGCAGCTTGAACTCCACGGCGGTCAGATCCAGGTCGCGGCCGTTCAGGACCGCCCGGCAGCGGAGGCCGTCCAGGACGAGTCCTGCCGCCGCCTCATCAGCCTGCCCGTCGCGGGTGCGGCGGAGGACCGCTTTGACTCTCGCCACAACCTCCCTCGGACTGAAGGGCTTGCAGACATAGTCGTCCGCCCCGAGATCCAGCCCCAGCAGTCGGTCGACCTCCTCGACCCGGGCCGTCACCATGATGACCGGCACGGAGGAAAACGTGCGGATCTCCCGGCAGATCTCCAGGCCGCCGCGGCCCGGGAGCATCAGGTCGAGGAGGATCAGGTCCGGCTCCCGCTCCCTGACCCGGGGCACGACCTCCAGGCCGTTTCCGAGGCAGGACGGCTCGAAACCCGCCGCCCGGAGGTAGTCGGCCAGCAGGCTTGCCAGCTTCGGCTCATCCTCGACGATGAGAATCCTCCCGCTCATGAGACTCTCCCCGCGGCCGGCAGGACGATCCGGATGAGGATCCCCCCCAGGGGGGACGCCTGCGCCGCAACCGTTCCCGCGTGGGCCTCCACGATGTTCTTGCAGATCGCCAGCCCCAGCCCGGCGCCGCCCGTTTCCCGGGCCCGGGAGCCCTCCACGCGGTAGAGGCGGTCGAAGAGGCGGTCCAGGGCCTCCCCTGGAACCCCCGGAGCGGAGTCCTCGAACTCGAGGATCGCCTCCCCGCTTCCACCGCTCAGCCGGACGGCCAGCGTTCCCCCCTCGTTGGTGTATTTCAGGGAGTTGTCCAGCAGGTTGGCAAAGAGCTGGCCCAGGCGCTCCGGGTCGGCGAACACGGTCATGTTCGTCCGGTCCGGGATATCCGTCTCGATGAGGATGGACTTGCGGTTGAATTCCGAACGGAAGGAATCAACGGAATCTTTGAGGACGGCGGCCGGGTCCAGGTCCTCCTTGTGGTAGCTGAGCGTGCCGAGGTCGGAGAGGGAAAGCTGGTACAGGTCGTTCACGAGGCGGTTCAGCCGCAGCGTCTCCGCGTGGAGGGAGCGGATCGTCTCCGGGGTGACGGTGCGGATTCCGTCCAGGAGCGCTTCGATCTCCCCCTGCAGGACCGTCAGCGGGGTCCTGAGTTCGTGGGAGATGTCGGCCAGCCACTGGCGGCGGGCCTTCTCGTTCATATCGAGCGCCAGGGCCATGGCGTTGAAGTCGCCGGCAAGGCGTCCCAGCTCGTCCGAGGAAGACACGGGCACCCGGGCGGTATAGTTGCCCGAGGCCAGGTCATGGGTGGCCGCGGCCATGGCCCGGACCGGCCGGACCAGGCGGCTCGCCAGGGGAAGGGCGACCAGGGCGACGGCGAAGAGGATGCCCGCCGCGGCGAGGGCCAGGGCCAGCCGCTGCCGGCTGAGAAACCGTGCCTGGATCGGGTGCAGGAATCGCTGGGGGGCGTGCAGGCCAACATAGCCCACGGTCCGGCCGTCTTGCGCGACGGGCCGGTAGCTGATCTCCCCCTCCCCGGCGGGCGATCCGAAGACCGGTTTCCGCTCGGTGTCCAGGATGACGAGGGGGCCGGAGGAAGGGTCTTTGTCCTCCCCCTCCTTCCCCCACGGCCTCATCTTCTCCTCGGTCAGCGTGATCCTGTCCCCGGATGCGGTGTGCAGGGTGAGTCCCGCCCGGACACCCCGGCTGTCCTTCAGGAAATCCCAGCTCCCGTGCCCGGCATAGGCCTGTCCCAGGCTGACGGCCATCTGCTCCGCCCTGCCCTGGTCCAGCGTGCCGAGGTACTGGTAGAAGCCCCGGTCGATGTTCCAGCGCATGATCCCGTACAGGATCAGGATGGCGAGGCCCGTGGCGGCAAGAATCGTAAAGAAAAGGCGCTGCGTGATGCCGATCTTCATTCGTTTTCCGCCTCCTTTCGTGTCCTTGTATTGGTATTGCGGCTGGCCGTCAAGAATCAGACCGACTCCCGGCCGGATTTCCTCATTTCCTGCACATTCGTGTGTTAGGTTGCCTTCCAAAGACGGATGTCCCGGGATGCATTTCGCGCAACCGGGACGGAGGAACCATGTTTCGAATGAAATGGATCAGACATCTTGGCCGGCGGGTGGCGCTCCCCGGCATCCTGGCCTTTGTGCTCGCGATGACGGCCGGTTGCGTTACCGTGGGGCCCGACTACAGGCCGCCCGACCTGTCCACGCCTGCGGCCTGGAACAATGAAGTCCGGGAAGGAAACGGCACCGCGGAAAACGGTTCCGGGACAGCGGACCCGTGGTGGAACACCCTGAACGACGCGACACTCTCCAGTCTGATGGAACGGGCCGTCGCGGGCAATCTCGACCTCAGGAAAGCCCGGGCGCGGGTCCGCGAGGCCCGGGCGCAGCGGGGCGTCGCCCAGGCGGGCTACTTCCCGACCCTCGGCGCCACGGGCACGGCCACCCGGAGCCGCAGCAGCGAAGAGACCGGTACCGGGGAAACCGGCGTCCTTTACTCCACCGGCTTCGACGCCGGCTGGGAGCTGGACGTCTTCGGCGGCGTCCGGCGCTCCGTGGAGGCGTCGGACGCGACCCTGCAGGCAACGCAGGAAAGCCTTCACGACGTGCTCGTCACGCTGCTGGCCGAGGTGGCCCTGAACTACACGGAAGTCCGGACCTGGCAGGCCCGGATCGCCGCGGCGGAGGCCAACCTGAAGACCCAGGAAGAGACCTTTCAATTGACGTCCTGGCGGCAGCAGGCGGGGCTCAGCGACGACCTGGCGGTCCGGCAGGCCCGCTACAACCTCGAAAATACCCGCTCCCAGCTCCCGGTCCTCCGCACCGGCCTGGAGGAGGCGCAGAACCGCATCGCCGTACTCCTGGGGGAGCAGCCGGGGAAAGTGCATGGAGAGCTGAGCGAGCGGAAGCCCATCCCCGTCGCCTCCGCCGGGATCGCCCTGGGCGTGCCCGCCGAGGCCCTGCGGAACCGTCCCGACGTCCGGAAAGCCGAGCGCGAACTGGCGGCCCAGACGGCAAAGATCGGGGTGGCCACGGCCGACCTCTACCCCAGGTTCAGGCTGAATGGCTCCATCGGCGTGGATTCTACGCTCATCGGCCGGCTGTTCACCTCGGGCACCTACAGCTGGAGCTTCGGCCCGCAGATCACCTGGACAATCTTCGACGGAGGGGCGATCCGCCGGAACATCGAGGCGCAGACGGCCCTGCAGGAGCAGTACCTGATCGCCTATGAAGCTGCCGTGCTGGGCGCCCTGGAGGAGGCGGAAAACGCCATCCGGGCCTATGCGGAGGAGCAGATCCGCCGGAAGTCCCTCATCGAGGCGACCCGGGCGTCCGAAGAGGCCGCCCGGCTGGCGAAACTCAAGTACCAGGCGGGCCTGACGGATTTCAGCACCGTGCTGGATGCCGAGCGGTCCCTCCTGACCTTCCAGGACAGCCTGGCCCAGAGCGAAGGGGCGATTGCCTCCAACCTCATCAAACTATACAAAGCCCTTGGCGGCGGCTGGAAATCGCTGGTCCCTGACGGGACGACATCGCCGAAGAGCGGAGAGAGGAAATGAACGAGAACAACAGCTCCATGTCGGACATCGAAAAGACCATCCGGGGAGGCTCGCCCGGCGGGCCGCTCGCGCGCCACAAGAAAAAGATTCTGATCGCCGCGGCCGTCCTGGTGCTTGCGATCCTGGTCGTCGCTTTCCTCTGGGGACGCGGCGGCTCGTCCAAGGCGACGCGATACCAGACCGAACCGGTCCGGCAGGGCGACCTCACGGTCATCGTGACCGCGACGGGCACCCTCAAGCCGACGAACACCGTCGAGGTGGGCAGCGAGCTCTCCGGCACCATCCGGAGCGTCGAGGTGGACTACAACAGCCGTGTCCGGGTCGGGCAGGTCCTGGCCCGGATGGACACGACAAAGCTCGAGGCCACCATCGCCCAGCTCAAGGCCGCCCTGGAATCGGCGAAGGCCAAGGCTCTCCAGGCGAAGGCGACCGTCCTGGAGACGCAGGCCAAGCTCGCCCAGTACCGGGAGGTGTCGAAGCTGAGCAACGGGAAGGTGCCGTCGAAGCTGGAGATGGACGCGGCGGAGGCGGCCTTCGAGCGCGCCAGGGCCGACGCGGCCAGTGCCGACGCGGCGGTATCCCAGGCCCGGGCAACGCTCCAGGCCAGCGAAACAGACCTCTCCAAGGCGATCATCAAGTCGCCCATCAACGGCATCGTCCTCACCCGAAACATCGAGCCCGGACAGACCGTGGCCGCCTCGATGACGACCCCGGTGCTGTTCACGCTGGCGGAGGACCTGACCAAGATGGACCTGCACGTGAACGTGGACGAGGCGGATATCGGCAAGGTGCAGGAGGGGCAGAAGGCGACGTTCACCGTTGCCGCCTATGCCGGCCGGACGTTCGAGGCGCGGATCACCCAGGCCCGCTACGGCTCTTCCACCACGTCGGGCGTCGTCACCTACGAAACCGTGCTCAAGGTCGACAATGCGGACTTGTCTCTCCGTCCGGGCATGACGGCCACCGCGGACATCATCGTCAAGAAGATCGACAATGCTGTCCTGGTCCCCAGTGCCGCGCTCCGCTTCACCCCGCCCCAGCAGCCGGAGGCAAAATCCTCCACGGGCCTGGTGGGCGCGCTGCTTCCCCGCCCGCCCAGGTCCGGCGGACAGAAGAGCGTGGAGACCGCCGGGAAGCAGCAGCGGGTCTGGATCCTGAAGGAGAACCGGCCGGTGGCCGTCCAGGTGACAACCGGGGCCGCGAACGGAAGCTTGACGGAGGTCGCCTCCGGCGATCTTCAGCCCGGCACGGCTGTCATCGTCGATGTCCTGGGAGGAGCGAAATGAACAGCGGCGACGCCCCCGTAACCCGTGAGGGATCCGGGGACCATCTCATCGTGCTCAGGGGCGTGACGAAGATCTACGGGGAAGGCCACGCCTCCATGCAGGCGCTCCGCGGGATCGATCTGACCATCGACGAGGGCGAGTTCGTGGCGATCATGGGACCGAGCGGATCGGGAAAGTCCACCTGCATGAATATTCTGGGCTGCCTGGACACGCCGACGGCGGGGTCCTA
Coding sequences:
- a CDS encoding ATP-binding protein gives rise to the protein MKIGITQRLFFTILAATGLAILILYGIMRWNIDRGFYQYLGTLDQGRAEQMAVSLGQAYAGHGSWDFLKDSRGVRAGLTLHTASGDRITLTEEKMRPWGKEGEDKDPSSGPLVILDTERKPVFGSPAGEGEISYRPVAQDGRTVGYVGLHAPQRFLHPIQARFLSRQRLALALAAAGILFAVALVALPLASRLVRPVRAMAAATHDLASGNYTARVPVSSSDELGRLAGDFNAMALALDMNEKARRQWLADISHELRTPLTVLQGEIEALLDGIRTVTPETIRSLHAETLRLNRLVNDLYQLSLSDLGTLSYHKEDLDPAAVLKDSVDSFRSEFNRKSILIETDIPDRTNMTVFADPERLGQLFANLLDNSLKYTNEGGTLAVRLSGGSGEAILEFEDSAPGVPGEALDRLFDRLYRVEGSRARETGGAGLGLAICKNIVEAHAGTVAAQASPLGGILIRIVLPAAGRVS
- a CDS encoding phosphoglycerate kinase codes for the protein MKFIDTLDLKGKRVLFRFDYNVPLDGSGNITDDIRIRSTLPTINYALDEGAKVVIMSHLGRPKGKHAPQYSLAPVAKRLSRLLEKQVKMAGDCIGDDVRQLVAGMNPGDVILLENLRFHPEEEKNDEAFARELAALADVYIDDAFGNAHRSHASNVAITRFVPECGAGFLIKKEMNYFQKVIDNPPRPFVFIVGGSKVSDKLAALSNLATKVDKMIVGGGMAFTFLKALGYHVGKSIVEDELIPKAEEILAAAKERGVKFYLPIDVVIAEEKSAEAETKIVPVQEMNAHWMGLDIGPATITLFSEALANAKTIVWNGPMGVFEIDAFGRGTAALAHSVANSYALTIVGGGDTDVAIHKAGESDKITYISTGGGASLELLEGKVLPGIAALEECGTAVRS
- the truA gene encoding tRNA pseudouridine(38-40) synthase TruA codes for the protein MILEYDGTAYAGWQRQKNGLSIQQVLEEKVAVMTGETVKVIGSGRTDAGVHALAQVAHFRTASAIPVRNFLLGLNSLLPGDIAVIRLDEAPDDFHARHSATGKVYLYRILNRPVRSALYRSYAWEIFQPLDVAAMQEAAAHLVGTHDFTSFSTIHSDAPHRVRTIREISVARNREDFIGITVEAEGFLRYMVRIIAGTLVEVGKGRRQPGDIPAVLSARDRAAAGITAPARGLFLKEVRYE
- the rfbD gene encoding dTDP-4-dehydrorhamnose reductase; translation: MNILVIGHKGMLGSDLMNRFTMAGHDATGKDVDELDITSREACREAVVEAAPDAVVNAAAYTNVDGCESDREGCFAVNARGIENIALACRERGIRVVHFSTDYIFDGRKGSPYVEDDPGAPLNVYGESKLEGERLLMETTENALLIRTSWLYGRRGKNFVRTILEKAAVTSQLDVVDDQVGCPTYSWDLAGAVNLLLEGGYRGVFHVTNRGSVSWYGFACKILEMAGKTGVSVSPVPTERFPRPAVRPRYSILSGRKFLDATGKTLRFWHLALAEYLSHTGYPADPNVPRH
- a CDS encoding efflux RND transporter periplasmic adaptor subunit, translating into MNENNSSMSDIEKTIRGGSPGGPLARHKKKILIAAAVLVLAILVVAFLWGRGGSSKATRYQTEPVRQGDLTVIVTATGTLKPTNTVEVGSELSGTIRSVEVDYNSRVRVGQVLARMDTTKLEATIAQLKAALESAKAKALQAKATVLETQAKLAQYREVSKLSNGKVPSKLEMDAAEAAFERARADAASADAAVSQARATLQASETDLSKAIIKSPINGIVLTRNIEPGQTVAASMTTPVLFTLAEDLTKMDLHVNVDEADIGKVQEGQKATFTVAAYAGRTFEARITQARYGSSTTSGVVTYETVLKVDNADLSLRPGMTATADIIVKKIDNAVLVPSAALRFTPPQQPEAKSSTGLVGALLPRPPRSGGQKSVETAGKQQRVWILKENRPVAVQVTTGAANGSLTEVASGDLQPGTAVIVDVLGGAK
- a CDS encoding acyl-CoA carboxylase subunit beta; protein product: MTTEKKSLTQQKIEAFEARRSALLTMGGEALVKKQHELGKLTARERLDRFFDKGTFQEVQLFVKHRSTLFGLDKKEINADGVVTGLGQVNGRTVFVAAQDFTSSGGSLGEMHAKKIWKVMDMAVDARKPFVALNDSGGARIQEGVPALDGYGGIFYRNTIASGYIPQITAIMGPTAGGAVYSPALTDWVFMVKKSSYMYITGPDVIKAVIGEEVSHDDLGGAVAHATKSGVCHFATENDEDCIDKVKFLLSFLPDSCHSPLPTVSCTDTPDRLCPELDAIVPDRATRGYNMRKVVEAVADNGVVFEPHEMWAKNMLVAFIRIMGRPVGVIANNPGFGAGVLDVNASDKASRFIRFCDAFNIPLLTFADVPGYMPGTNQEWAGIISHGAKLLHAYSEATVPKLTVVTRKDYGGAYIGMCSKLLGADYVMAWPSAEIAVMGAEGACNIIYRREISAAEDPAAKRKELVQAYETQFNNPYFAASMGIIEEVIAPRETRQRVALLLDAYKDKTQSRLEKKHNNIPL
- a CDS encoding response regulator, yielding MSGRILIVEDEPKLASLLADYLRAAGFEPSCLGNGLEVVPRVREREPDLILLDLMLPGRGGLEICREIRTFSSVPVIMVTARVEEVDRLLGLDLGADDYVCKPFSPREVVARVKAVLRRTRDGQADEAAAGLVLDGLRCRAVLNGRDLDLTAVEFKLLQLLAAHPGRIYRRGQLMDRIYPDERSVSDRTIDSHVKKLRRKIEAADPEARIIHSVYGLGYKFEAE
- a CDS encoding efflux transporter outer membrane subunit, translated to MKWIRHLGRRVALPGILAFVLAMTAGCVTVGPDYRPPDLSTPAAWNNEVREGNGTAENGSGTADPWWNTLNDATLSSLMERAVAGNLDLRKARARVREARAQRGVAQAGYFPTLGATGTATRSRSSEETGTGETGVLYSTGFDAGWELDVFGGVRRSVEASDATLQATQESLHDVLVTLLAEVALNYTEVRTWQARIAAAEANLKTQEETFQLTSWRQQAGLSDDLAVRQARYNLENTRSQLPVLRTGLEEAQNRIAVLLGEQPGKVHGELSERKPIPVASAGIALGVPAEALRNRPDVRKAERELAAQTAKIGVATADLYPRFRLNGSIGVDSTLIGRLFTSGTYSWSFGPQITWTIFDGGAIRRNIEAQTALQEQYLIAYEAAVLGALEEAENAIRAYAEEQIRRKSLIEATRASEEAARLAKLKYQAGLTDFSTVLDAERSLLTFQDSLAQSEGAIASNLIKLYKALGGGWKSLVPDGTTSPKSGERK